The following coding sequences lie in one Timaviella obliquedivisa GSE-PSE-MK23-08B genomic window:
- a CDS encoding Hsp70 family protein → MVYAIDFGTSNTVITRWNAATQQPETLTLPGFSLKLAENPPLVPSLLYVEDGSSGKVTVGQMVRDRGLDLSGDRRFFRNFKRGIGAEIQGFLPELDGATISFEQAGTWFLTTLLQQLQATDPTLDSLVFTVPVDSFEAYRNWLTQVCRSLQVSQVRILDEPTAAALGYGLKEQRTVLVVDFGGGTLDLSLVKLEGRPEQKPVGFLLKWGQKVLEESAQRPKIARVLAKAGQNLGGADIDQWLVNHFATTQGLAATSLTLRLAERLKIQLSQQTEATEVYFNDETFESYELQINQDHFNQLLAENQFFTRLDESMSQVLQQARRQGLEPADINAVLLVGGTSQIPAVKAWVEQYFSPEKIRSERPFEAIAQGALQISQGIEVKDYLYHSYGIRYWDKRNNRHAWHPLINEGQPYPMPQPVELFLGASTENQPSIELIMGELGTETGGTEVFYDGDRLITRSSSGASVAKPLNDSVEARTIAQLTPPGYPGSDRIKVLFWVDESRFLRMTVEDLLTAETLLENQAVVRLS, encoded by the coding sequence ATGGTCTACGCGATTGACTTCGGTACAAGCAACACCGTCATTACCCGCTGGAATGCTGCGACTCAGCAGCCAGAAACCCTGACGCTTCCGGGATTTTCGCTGAAGCTGGCAGAGAATCCGCCGTTGGTGCCAAGCCTGCTGTACGTAGAAGACGGCAGTTCTGGCAAAGTTACTGTAGGTCAAATGGTGCGCGATCGCGGACTCGACTTAAGTGGCGATCGGCGGTTTTTTCGCAACTTCAAGCGCGGTATTGGTGCAGAAATCCAGGGCTTTTTGCCAGAGTTAGATGGGGCTACTATCAGCTTTGAGCAAGCAGGTACCTGGTTCTTAACAACTCTTCTGCAACAGCTTCAAGCCACCGATCCAACCCTTGACTCGCTCGTTTTTACGGTGCCTGTAGACAGCTTTGAGGCGTATCGCAATTGGTTAACTCAGGTTTGTCGATCGCTGCAAGTAAGTCAGGTGCGGATACTGGATGAACCCACAGCAGCAGCTTTGGGCTACGGGCTGAAAGAACAAAGGACTGTGCTAGTCGTTGATTTTGGCGGCGGCACTCTGGATTTGTCTTTAGTAAAACTGGAAGGTAGACCGGAGCAAAAGCCTGTCGGATTTTTGCTGAAGTGGGGGCAGAAAGTGCTGGAGGAATCAGCACAGCGCCCAAAAATTGCGCGTGTTTTGGCAAAGGCAGGACAGAACTTAGGTGGGGCAGATATTGATCAATGGTTAGTGAATCATTTTGCAACGACTCAAGGACTAGCAGCGACATCGCTAACGTTACGATTAGCAGAACGTCTTAAAATACAGCTTTCGCAACAGACTGAAGCCACTGAAGTTTACTTTAATGATGAAACGTTTGAAAGCTATGAGCTACAAATCAATCAAGATCACTTTAATCAATTATTAGCAGAGAATCAGTTTTTTACCCGTCTTGATGAATCAATGAGCCAAGTATTGCAACAGGCTCGTCGTCAAGGATTAGAGCCTGCGGACATTAACGCAGTTTTACTGGTGGGTGGTACTTCCCAAATCCCTGCGGTGAAAGCCTGGGTTGAACAGTATTTCTCACCCGAAAAAATTCGTTCAGAGCGACCCTTTGAGGCGATCGCCCAGGGTGCATTGCAAATTTCTCAGGGTATAGAAGTAAAGGATTATCTCTACCACAGCTACGGCATCCGCTACTGGGACAAACGCAACAACCGCCACGCCTGGCATCCTTTAATCAACGAAGGGCAGCCCTACCCCATGCCGCAGCCCGTAGAACTTTTCCTGGGCGCGTCTACCGAAAACCAACCCAGCATTGAATTAATCATGGGCGAATTGGGCACAGAAACGGGCGGCACAGAAGTATTTTATGATGGCGATCGCCTCATCACTCGTTCCTCCTCCGGTGCCTCTGTAGCAAAGCCGCTGAATGATAGCGTTGAAGCTCGAACCATTGCCCAACTCACTCCTCCTGGTTATCCGGGGAGCGATCGCATTAAAGTATTGTTTTGGGTTGATGAATCTCGGTTTTTGAGAATGACGGTCGAAGATTTATTAACCGCAGAAACGCTGCTAGAAAACCAGGCAGTGGTGCGGCTGAGTTAA
- a CDS encoding pyridoxal phosphate-dependent aminotransferase — protein MLPSNRLQAVQTPMIPIVGELIRNSPGTISLGQGVVSYPPPLQAIAQITQFLAQTTNHQYHPVQGIPALQEAIATKLLAENGISIGAEHCVVVTAGSNMGFLNAVLAIADPGDEIILQTPYYFNHEMATVMANCRPVLVNTNKNYQLNPDAIRQAITPKTKAVVTVSPNNPTGVVYPKAVLQEVNEICRERGIYHITDETYEYFTYDGASHFSVGSTFGNHTISLFSLSKAYGFASWRIGYMVIPAHLMSAVIKIQDTNLICAAGISQYAALGALQAGKQFCLDKVEAIAQVRQIVLQELATIPHLCTIPPTQGAFYFLLKVHTDLDSLELIKQLIHHHKVAALPGSTFGMEGCYLRVAYGALDQKTAAAGIDRLVQGLQEIIKKRR, from the coding sequence ATGCTCCCCTCTAATCGTCTACAGGCAGTGCAGACCCCTATGATTCCTATCGTGGGAGAACTGATTCGCAACTCGCCTGGAACGATTTCTTTGGGTCAGGGTGTCGTGTCCTACCCACCACCGCTCCAAGCAATCGCCCAAATTACTCAATTTCTAGCGCAGACCACCAATCATCAATATCATCCTGTGCAAGGCATTCCGGCATTGCAAGAGGCGATCGCCACGAAGCTTTTGGCAGAAAACGGTATTTCTATTGGCGCAGAGCACTGCGTTGTAGTGACCGCAGGCAGCAACATGGGTTTCTTAAATGCGGTGCTGGCGATCGCCGATCCGGGTGATGAAATTATTTTGCAAACTCCCTATTACTTTAATCACGAAATGGCGACGGTGATGGCAAACTGTCGCCCCGTTCTCGTCAATACAAACAAAAACTATCAACTCAACCCCGACGCTATTCGTCAAGCCATTACGCCGAAAACTAAAGCTGTTGTTACGGTTTCGCCCAACAATCCCACGGGTGTTGTCTATCCCAAAGCCGTTCTTCAAGAAGTTAACGAAATTTGTCGAGAGCGAGGTATTTATCATATTACCGACGAAACCTACGAATACTTTACTTACGACGGTGCTTCTCACTTTTCAGTCGGATCAACGTTCGGCAACCATACCATTTCGCTGTTTAGCTTATCGAAAGCTTACGGTTTTGCCAGTTGGCGAATCGGCTACATGGTGATTCCAGCACACCTGATGTCGGCAGTGATAAAAATTCAGGATACTAACTTGATTTGTGCCGCAGGGATTTCACAGTATGCCGCGTTGGGAGCATTGCAGGCAGGTAAACAGTTTTGTTTAGACAAAGTGGAGGCGATCGCTCAAGTTCGCCAAATTGTCCTCCAAGAACTTGCTACTATCCCTCACCTTTGCACTATTCCACCGACTCAAGGCGCGTTCTATTTCCTCCTCAAAGTTCACACAGATTTGGATTCTTTAGAACTCATCAAACAGTTAATCCATCATCACAAAGTTGCTGCCCTTCCGGGTTCTACCTTTGGTATGGAAGGCTGTTATTTACGAGTTGCCTATGGCGCTCTGGATCAAAAAACAGCGGCAGCCGGGATAGATCGATTAGTGCAAGGTTTACAAGAAATCATTAAAAAAAGGCGATAA